The following are from one region of the Pantoea cypripedii genome:
- a CDS encoding ABC transporter permease yields MSKPVSALLPAPRRRWLMLPRIPLLSVIALVTLTLIVCMAIFAPWIASHDPEALSPAFRLKPPSAEFWLGTDAYGRDLFARVVYGARISLMVGLGVTLMSVLIGLPLGLLAGYFRSLDAIVMRVMDGLMAIPGILLAIAIVSLSSAGIWTVMVAIMVPEIPQVVRLVRSRVLSAREEPYVEAAILTGTSTFRVLTRHLMPNTLAPLIVQSTYICASAILTEAILSFLGAGIGTEIPTWGNIISEGRLYFQLKPSLVLWPGLLLSLCILSINLLGDVVSDALDPRLKKRGDK; encoded by the coding sequence ATGAGTAAACCTGTTTCTGCGCTGCTGCCAGCGCCCCGACGTCGTTGGTTAATGCTGCCGCGCATCCCGCTGTTGTCGGTGATTGCGCTGGTCACGTTGACGCTGATTGTCTGCATGGCGATCTTCGCCCCGTGGATTGCCAGCCATGATCCCGAGGCGCTGTCGCCCGCGTTTCGGCTCAAACCGCCCAGCGCGGAGTTCTGGCTGGGAACCGATGCCTACGGTCGCGACCTGTTTGCACGCGTGGTGTATGGCGCACGCATTTCGTTAATGGTCGGGCTGGGCGTCACGTTAATGAGCGTGTTGATTGGCCTGCCGCTCGGGTTGCTGGCCGGGTATTTTCGCAGTCTCGACGCGATAGTGATGCGCGTGATGGATGGCCTGATGGCGATCCCCGGCATCCTGCTGGCCATTGCCATCGTTTCACTGAGCAGCGCGGGCATCTGGACGGTGATGGTGGCGATTATGGTGCCGGAGATCCCGCAGGTGGTGCGTCTGGTGCGCTCCAGGGTGCTATCGGCGCGTGAAGAACCTTATGTGGAAGCGGCGATTCTGACGGGCACCTCCACCTTCCGGGTGCTGACCCGGCATCTGATGCCAAACACCCTGGCTCCGTTGATTGTGCAAAGCACCTATATCTGCGCATCGGCGATTCTCACCGAAGCGATTCTGTCCTTCCTCGGCGCGGGTATCGGCACGGAAATCCCCACCTGGGGCAACATCATTTCCGAGGGTCGCCTTTATTTCCAGCTGAAACCATCGCTGGTGCTGTGGCCGGGGCTGCTGCTTTCGCTGTGCATCCTGTCGATCAACCTGCTGGGCGATGTGGTGAGCGATGCCCTCGACCCGCGACTGAAAAAAAGGGGCGATAAATGA
- a CDS encoding ABC transporter permease, whose protein sequence is MAGYFIRRVLAAIPVMLVVALFVFLLLRLSPGDPAAIIAGDMATPQQLAAIRANLGLDQPLYQQFFVWIGQLLHGDFSTSLMAHTPVLTMIGQRLEPTLSLALVAIILTILISVPLGVLAAWKHGSWIDNLVMSASVLGFSIPVFVIGYLLATLFAIELRWLPVQGFTSITKGVWPFAERIILPALTLSSVYIALVARMTRASVLEVLGEDYIRTARAKGLSEIHVLFRHALRNSMIPILTVIGTGFALMISGVVVTESVFNIPGLGRLIVDAVLARDYPVIQGMILLTSGVYVIINLLIDLSYALSDPRIRY, encoded by the coding sequence GTGGCTGGTTATTTTATTCGCCGCGTTCTGGCGGCAATCCCGGTGATGCTGGTGGTCGCGCTGTTTGTTTTTCTGCTGTTGCGCCTGTCGCCGGGCGATCCGGCGGCGATTATTGCCGGTGATATGGCGACGCCTCAGCAGCTGGCGGCGATTCGCGCCAATCTGGGTCTGGACCAGCCGCTATATCAGCAATTTTTCGTCTGGATTGGACAGTTGTTGCATGGCGACTTCAGCACGTCGCTGATGGCGCATACCCCGGTGCTGACCATGATTGGTCAGCGGCTGGAGCCGACACTGAGTCTGGCGCTGGTGGCGATTATCCTCACCATCCTGATTTCCGTGCCGCTCGGCGTGCTGGCGGCGTGGAAACACGGCAGCTGGATCGACAACCTGGTGATGTCGGCATCGGTGCTGGGCTTCTCGATTCCGGTATTTGTCATTGGTTATCTGTTGGCAACCCTGTTTGCTATCGAGCTGAGATGGTTGCCGGTGCAAGGCTTTACCAGCATCACCAAAGGGGTGTGGCCGTTTGCCGAGCGCATCATTTTACCGGCTCTGACCTTGTCATCGGTGTACATCGCGCTGGTGGCACGCATGACCCGCGCCAGCGTGCTGGAGGTGCTGGGGGAAGACTATATCCGTACCGCCCGCGCCAAAGGACTATCGGAGATCCATGTGCTGTTCCGTCACGCGCTGCGTAATTCGATGATCCCGATCCTGACGGTGATCGGCACCGGCTTTGCGCTGATGATCTCCGGTGTGGTGGTGACGGAAAGCGTGTTTAACATCCCCGGTCTGGGCCGGTTGATTGTGGATGCGGTGCTGGCCCGCGATTACCCGGTGATTCAGGGCATGATCCTGCTGACCAGTGGGGTCTACGTCATCATCAACCTGTTGATCGACCTGTCATACGCGCTGAGCGATCCGCGTATTCGTTACTGA
- a CDS encoding ABC transporter substrate-binding protein, whose protein sequence is MKLFPSRTLIACLLSVGLSATMAAPSVMAAEKTLHVVMSSSLRVLDPIATTAQITRNHGYMIYDTLIGMDDKQTPQPQMADWKISPDGLTYTFTLRDGLLWHDGKPVTATDCVASLKRWARYDVGGQLMMKYVESLTATDDKTITLKLAKPFGYVLQLLAKPSSVAAFMMPERVANTPDGKMITDYTGSGPFKFVASEFDPGNRVVYEKFKGYVPRKEPASGTAGGKVVKVDRVEWINMPDRMTAINALTSGDIDFIEQLPIDLLPMVQADPNLKYGTLSKLGSMTGGRMNFLYPPFNNPDIRRAALLAMNQKDVLDALVGNPQYYKLCASVFGCGTALESQAGGESLLNGGNIEEAKALLKKAGYDGTPVVIMQPTDVPSQASQPVVAAQALRKVGFKVDLQPMDWQTLVSRRANPNPPAQGGWNMFFTYWNAETIWNPVVNPMLDGGGRNGAWFGWPTDPQMNQLKVDFATATDPAKQKEIAVEIQKHAMDEVSYIPLGQFYDVAAWSNHVSHLMTGPSTVFWNVEKDD, encoded by the coding sequence GTGAAACTATTTCCGTCCCGTACTTTGATCGCTTGTCTGTTATCGGTTGGCCTGAGCGCCACCATGGCCGCACCGTCGGTGATGGCGGCAGAGAAAACTCTGCATGTTGTGATGTCATCTTCTTTACGGGTACTGGATCCGATCGCCACCACGGCGCAAATCACCCGTAACCACGGCTACATGATTTACGACACCCTGATCGGCATGGATGATAAACAGACGCCGCAGCCGCAAATGGCGGACTGGAAAATTTCACCCGATGGCCTGACTTACACCTTCACCCTGCGTGATGGGTTGCTGTGGCATGACGGCAAACCGGTGACCGCCACCGATTGCGTTGCCTCACTGAAACGCTGGGCGCGTTACGATGTTGGCGGGCAATTGATGATGAAGTATGTCGAGAGCCTTACCGCTACCGATGACAAAACCATCACCCTCAAGCTGGCGAAACCCTTCGGCTACGTGCTGCAGCTGCTGGCGAAACCCTCGTCGGTGGCGGCATTTATGATGCCGGAGAGGGTAGCGAACACCCCGGACGGCAAAATGATCACCGACTACACCGGTTCCGGGCCGTTTAAGTTTGTCGCCAGCGAGTTTGATCCGGGCAACCGCGTGGTTTACGAAAAGTTCAAAGGTTATGTGCCACGCAAAGAACCGGCCAGCGGCACGGCGGGTGGCAAAGTGGTGAAGGTGGACCGGGTTGAATGGATCAATATGCCTGACCGGATGACGGCGATTAATGCCTTAACCTCCGGTGATATCGATTTTATCGAACAGCTGCCGATCGACCTGCTGCCGATGGTGCAGGCCGATCCGAATCTGAAGTACGGCACCCTGAGCAAGCTCGGTTCCATGACCGGTGGGCGTATGAACTTCCTCTATCCACCGTTTAACAATCCTGATATCCGCCGCGCGGCATTGCTGGCCATGAACCAGAAAGATGTGCTCGACGCGTTGGTGGGCAACCCGCAGTACTACAAACTTTGCGCCTCAGTGTTCGGTTGCGGCACGGCGCTGGAAAGCCAGGCGGGCGGTGAGTCGCTGCTGAACGGCGGCAATATCGAGGAAGCGAAAGCACTGCTGAAGAAAGCCGGTTACGACGGCACGCCGGTGGTGATCATGCAGCCAACCGATGTGCCAAGCCAGGCATCCCAGCCGGTGGTGGCTGCTCAGGCGCTGCGTAAGGTGGGCTTTAAGGTCGATTTGCAGCCGATGGACTGGCAGACGCTGGTGTCGCGCCGCGCCAACCCGAATCCACCGGCCCAGGGTGGCTGGAATATGTTCTTTACCTACTGGAATGCCGAAACCATCTGGAACCCGGTGGTCAACCCAATGCTGGACGGTGGTGGACGTAACGGCGCCTGGTTCGGCTGGCCGACCGATCCGCAGATGAACCAGCTGAAAGTGGATTTTGCCACCGCCACCGATCCGGCCAAACAGAAAGAAATTGCGGTCGAGATCCAGAAGCATGCCATGGACGAAGTCAGCTACATCCCGCTGGGGCAATTCTATGACGTCGCGGCGTGGAGCAACCATGTCAGCCACTTAATGACCGGACCTTCTACCGTGTTCTGGAACGTCGAGAAAGACGATTAA
- a CDS encoding D-amino-acid transaminase has product MRTVYLNGEFIAENEAKISVFDRGFTFADAIYEVTAVLQGRLVDFEQHLKRLRRSLGELALSLPVDNDQLLAIHRELITRNDLHEGLIYLQVSRGVEDRNFSFPAAGTPPTLVLYTQAKDILGSPLAKRGMNIISLPDLRWGRCDIKTTQLLYACLAKEQARLRGADDAWLVKDGLITEGTSNNAFIITHAGAVVTRELSQLLLPGITRSALIALINEHGLRLEERGFTIDEVREAAEAFITSSTSFVYPVVNVDGQPVGAGQPGPLTQRLRQLYIEHALAAAL; this is encoded by the coding sequence ATGCGCACCGTCTATCTGAATGGTGAGTTTATTGCGGAAAATGAAGCGAAAATCTCGGTCTTTGATCGGGGGTTCACCTTCGCCGATGCCATCTATGAGGTGACTGCGGTATTGCAGGGCAGACTGGTGGATTTCGAGCAGCACCTCAAACGCCTGCGTCGTTCGCTGGGTGAGCTGGCGCTGTCGTTACCGGTTGATAACGATCAGCTGCTGGCGATCCATCGGGAGCTGATCACCCGCAACGATTTGCACGAAGGTTTGATTTACCTGCAGGTAAGCCGTGGCGTGGAAGACCGAAACTTCTCGTTTCCCGCAGCAGGTACGCCACCGACACTGGTGCTCTACACCCAGGCCAAAGACATCCTTGGCAGCCCGCTGGCGAAACGTGGGATGAATATTATCAGCCTGCCGGATTTACGCTGGGGGCGTTGCGATATCAAGACCACGCAACTGTTGTACGCCTGCCTGGCGAAAGAGCAGGCGCGGCTGCGTGGTGCTGACGATGCCTGGCTGGTCAAGGATGGCCTGATTACCGAAGGCACCTCCAACAATGCCTTTATCATCACCCACGCCGGTGCCGTCGTCACCCGTGAGCTTTCGCAGCTGTTATTGCCGGGTATCACCCGCAGTGCGCTGATTGCCCTGATTAATGAACATGGCCTGCGTCTGGAAGAGCGCGGCTTCACTATCGATGAAGTCAGAGAGGCCGCAGAAGCCTTTATTACTTCATCCACCTCCTTTGTTTACCCGGTCGTCAATGTCGATGGCCAGCCGGTTGGCGCGGGTCAGCCGGGTCCCCTGACTCAGCGTTTACGCCAGCTTTATATCGAGCATGCCTTAGCAGCAGCACTCTGA